A genomic stretch from Ureibacillus composti includes:
- a CDS encoding glycerate kinase: MHTALKAAQAIEQGIKRANSEIESFLLPVADGAEGTMNALVLATNGNFVKTTVLILLAVKNKLITKYSAINPLVSLKWLLLKGSLY; the protein is encoded by the coding sequence GTGCATACAGCACTAAAAGCAGCCCAAGCCATTGAACAGGGAATTAAGCGAGCAAATTCAGAAATAGAATCATTTTTACTTCCAGTTGCGGATGGCGCAGAGGGAACGATGAATGCCCTCGTTTTAGCAACAAACGGTAATTTCGTCAAAACAACTGTACTGATCCTCTTAGCCGTGAAAAATAAGCTTATTACGAAGTACTCGGCAATCAATCCACTTGTGTCATTGAAATGGCTTCTGCTTAAGGGATCACTTTATTGA
- a CDS encoding amidase, translated as MNITEISTLINKRELSPVDLVKGNLEKIYEENKKNNSFITISDEEALQVARKLEKELVEGKIRSKLHGIPIAIKDLIYTKNIRTTMGSKVYENFVPDVDATVIKKLKEAGAIIIGKTNTHEYAYGPIGDRSYFGPCLNPYNLKKISGGSSSGSAAAVGAGMVSLALGTDTGGSIRIPSSACGVVGMKPTFGLVSKKGVYDLAYTLDHVGPITNNVYDNALLLNIIAGHDPNDPYSIKTLNKDYHDLIGKDIKGKVIGIPSFYFDLIEEEVQETMKNCINAFESLGAKIEEIKIDCINRIAVAQAVTIKSEAAAVHMNTFDSYKGIIDSEVYERLEESRKVKAYEYIHSQIERKKLIDEYNQAFDHVDVLLTPTLPILPTDIGQREVEIGNQKELVRSALLRLTSITNYTGNPSISIPCGLSKSGLPIGAQLIEKHGNEARLYQFAYALEQSLKFTANKKIEV; from the coding sequence ATGAATATTACAGAAATATCTACTTTAATAAATAAAAGAGAGCTCTCTCCTGTTGATCTTGTAAAAGGGAATTTAGAAAAAATATATGAAGAGAATAAAAAGAATAATTCTTTTATTACGATTTCAGACGAAGAGGCACTTCAAGTGGCAAGAAAGTTAGAAAAAGAATTAGTTGAAGGTAAAATCAGAAGTAAATTACATGGAATTCCAATTGCAATTAAAGATTTAATTTATACAAAAAACATAAGAACAACAATGGGTTCTAAAGTATATGAAAACTTTGTTCCAGACGTTGATGCAACTGTCATAAAAAAATTAAAAGAAGCTGGAGCTATTATCATCGGGAAAACGAACACACATGAATACGCTTATGGTCCAATAGGAGATCGTTCTTACTTTGGTCCTTGCTTAAACCCATATAACCTAAAAAAAATATCAGGTGGCTCAAGTAGTGGTTCGGCAGCTGCTGTAGGAGCGGGTATGGTGAGTTTAGCTTTAGGTACTGATACAGGAGGGTCTATTAGAATACCTTCATCTGCTTGTGGGGTTGTAGGAATGAAGCCGACCTTTGGCTTAGTAAGTAAAAAAGGTGTTTATGATTTGGCTTATACATTGGATCATGTAGGACCTATAACAAATAATGTATATGATAATGCCTTATTATTAAATATAATCGCAGGGCATGACCCAAATGATCCTTATTCTATTAAAACTTTGAACAAAGACTATCATGACTTAATAGGAAAAGATATTAAGGGTAAAGTTATCGGTATTCCTTCTTTTTATTTTGACTTGATTGAAGAAGAAGTACAGGAAACAATGAAAAATTGCATAAATGCTTTTGAATCTCTGGGGGCAAAAATTGAAGAAATTAAAATTGATTGTATAAACAGAATTGCTGTAGCACAGGCTGTAACAATTAAATCTGAAGCCGCTGCAGTACATATGAACACATTTGACAGTTATAAGGGGATTATTGATTCAGAAGTTTATGAAAGATTAGAAGAAAGTAGGAAAGTGAAGGCATATGAATATATACATTCACAGATAGAGAGAAAGAAATTAATTGATGAATATAATCAAGCTTTTGATCATGTAGATGTCTTATTGACTCCAACTCTTCCAATCTTGCCAACTGATATTGGTCAAAGGGAGGTAGAAATAGGCAATCAAAAAGAGCTTGTTCGAAGTGCATTGCTGAGATTAACATCTATAACAAACTATACTGGTAATCCTTCTATATCAATTCCTTGCGGCCTATCAAAAAGTGGTTTACCTATAGGCGCGCAACTGATTGAGAAACATGGAAATGAAGCCCGACTTTACCAATTTGCTTATGCTCTAGAACAAAGTTTAAAGTTTACTGCTAACAAAAAAATAGAGGTTTAA
- a CDS encoding MFS transporter, translating into MKNNYRYNIMLMMVLMVIINYVDRGAISYAQEYIIEEFNFDTVEWGAVLGYFGYGYLFGALFGGILADKKGPKFVWLFIGTGWSIFVIGTAFAGELGMVLFGGSALAGFALIRILFGFSEGPTFSTINKTNANWATPKERGFAVSLGLLGTPLGALLTAPIAVALLTITSWKVMFILLGALGVIWVILWRKMFTNLPEEHPKVSKEELEKIRSTKDLLPGEQLVSEIDEKIKWYHFFKNPTLVFNALGYFAFQYINFLILTWTPKYLQDEFGFQLSSLWYLGMIPWIGACFTVLLGGKISDYLRLKTGSLRIARSGLAVVSLFFTAICFVLIPTADTIVGVMALMCIGNAFNSLPNSVYWSVIIDTEPSKAGTYGGITHFITNTATIIAPTLTGFLVLSNGYSSMFIAAAVASVIGMVAMVFVKPGKRIKEVAVPVLGVER; encoded by the coding sequence ATGAAAAATAACTATCGATATAACATCATGCTAATGATGGTTCTTATGGTTATCATCAACTATGTTGACAGGGGAGCAATTTCATATGCTCAAGAGTATATCATTGAAGAATTTAACTTTGACACTGTTGAATGGGGGGCAGTTCTTGGTTATTTTGGATATGGTTATCTTTTCGGAGCACTTTTTGGAGGAATACTTGCAGATAAAAAGGGACCAAAATTTGTTTGGCTATTTATAGGAACAGGTTGGTCTATATTTGTAATTGGAACAGCATTTGCTGGCGAACTCGGAATGGTTCTATTTGGAGGATCGGCTTTAGCAGGATTTGCATTAATCCGTATTCTATTTGGTTTTTCAGAAGGGCCAACATTTTCCACTATTAACAAAACGAATGCAAATTGGGCTACACCGAAAGAACGTGGTTTTGCTGTATCATTAGGTCTTTTAGGAACTCCATTAGGAGCATTGTTAACAGCACCAATAGCAGTAGCTCTTTTAACCATAACTAGTTGGAAAGTCATGTTCATTTTACTTGGAGCATTGGGCGTTATATGGGTGATTTTGTGGAGAAAAATGTTCACAAATTTACCTGAAGAGCATCCTAAAGTTTCTAAAGAAGAACTAGAGAAGATTCGATCTACTAAAGATTTATTACCAGGAGAACAGTTGGTTAGTGAAATTGATGAGAAAATAAAATGGTACCATTTCTTTAAAAACCCAACTTTAGTATTCAATGCATTGGGATATTTTGCTTTTCAATATATCAACTTTCTAATACTGACATGGACACCTAAGTACTTACAAGATGAATTTGGATTCCAATTATCTTCACTCTGGTATTTAGGTATGATTCCTTGGATAGGTGCATGCTTTACTGTGTTGTTAGGTGGTAAAATTTCTGACTATTTACGATTGAAGACAGGCAGTTTAAGAATCGCACGATCTGGATTAGCAGTAGTTTCATTATTTTTTACAGCAATTTGTTTTGTACTAATACCAACTGCAGATACGATTGTAGGAGTAATGGCTTTAATGTGTATTGGAAATGCTTTTAATTCATTACCGAATTCTGTTTATTGGTCTGTAATTATTGATACTGAACCAAGTAAGGCAGGTACTTATGGTGGTATTACGCATTTTATTACCAACACAGCTACAATCATTGCGCCTACATTAACAGGATTCCTAGTATTGAGTAATGGCTATTCTTCTATGTTTATAGCAGCAGCCGTTGCTTCTGTAATAGGGATGGTAGCAATGGTATTTGTTAAACCTGGTAAAAGAATTAAGGAAGTTGCAGTTCCTGTATTAGGAGTTGAAAGATAA